From Drosophila busckii strain San Diego stock center, stock number 13000-0081.31 unplaced genomic scaffold, ASM1175060v1 chrUn_07, whole genome shotgun sequence, one genomic window encodes:
- the LOC108608177 gene encoding uncharacterized protein LOC108608177 — translation MDSVNAKNQSATSEYSEQQTDEQPISKSNINNNNNNINNNNSLAINHNHLSFSLNQKFLAGGNMNTTAMLMHHNHSHHQQQQQQQQQQQQQQRDGSNSSRGAGDERPNGRNSHTGNGRGSSSPPSSPTRHGSVVSPSPVSSLNHSMMAQMQQQQQQQQQQQHHHQLSPPPHVGGALPTGLAPRMPHGLPPHSLGLLNSLQMMHHASSPLELMAAAHHHVPPRSYNSPPPISTSDPSANECKLVEYRGQKVAAFIISNETMLCLPQAFELFLKHLVGGLHTVYTKLKRLDIVPLVCNVEQVRILRGLGAIQPGVNRCKLLSCKDFDVLYRDCTTARCLSIKPPESSRPGRPPKRGPVGLSLPPTHLSQHPQLKKHRLDNGDYAYENGHISDMNRLEKSPLLANGYNPPPINHMAFMQMNAHHPGAAALMSPGMPPHGLHARPESQMLKAAAQNAGMSAANMDALARSGIWENCRAAYEDIVKHLERLREERTDERQQAICAAASERVGSLVGEREAKPRDLSSSNCSPTRQSPVLNLSKSGGNTDHGGSNCDAGSERSDCHSTTNSPRGSRSLDERSRSVGAGAIIGVEDDEEEENLSDENQSEVDERCLAKDDEDLSDTERDNLSTGSAAAAAAAAAAAAHLHQQAAVVSHHHQAQAHHLAVVHGTHGTHGSPTAEVAAAAALQHQRALNYSQLAAAAAAANGAASAVVGASVVNGPPAAGGGALTPNEALLAANDATAAAALAGGLALGPLGIDAHAAVPASSTETLLRNIQSLLKVAADNARQQERQISYEKAELKMDVLREREVKDSLERQLVDERKLRVLYQKRFRRERKIRIRYQQQLGVGDSKGNSSANGNSGANSDTDQCPNSGADAKASSIGGDVAETLKDNDGASRSGSDKSEKSVSGSQSASANNRSDSPTHFKREPHSDHEGSMERQSRGSAAHDTEARCSSREHDREDRDRPPSAANVPLPNTPEGSLAAAAAAAAAAAAASNGKAPAPWSYPGIDLMATGAFWQNYSGQPSGDNRTIKLTSEFGVSCKEMCVGCVSVFNTESYEDG, via the exons ATGGATTCTGTTAATGCCAAAAACCAATCGGCGACAAGTGAATACAGTGAACAGCAAACAGATGAACAGCCAATAAGCAAGAgcaatattaacaacaacaacaacaatataaacaacaacaattcgtTGGCAATCAACCACAATCATTTGAGCTTCAGTCTTAACCAAAAGTTCTTGGCTGGTGGCAACATGAACACGACAGCAATGTTGATGCATCACAATCACAGTCatcaccagcaacagcaacagcagcagcagcaacagcagcagcagcaacgcgaCGGCAGCAACAGTTCACGCGGCGCTGGTGACGAGCGTCCAAATGGACGCAACTCACACACAGGCAATGGACGCGGCTCCAGCTCGCCCCCCAGCAGTCCGACCAGACATGGCAGCGTAGTTAGTCCCAGTCCGGTCAGCTCACTGAATCACTCGATGATGGcccaaatgcagcaacaacaacagcagcagcagcaacaacagcatcatcatcagctgaGTCCGCCGCCGCATGTAGGTGGCGCCCTGCCCACGGGCTTGGCGCCACGCATGCCACATGGACTGCCACCGCATTCACTGGGACTGCTCAACTCGCTGCAGATGATGCACCATGCCTCGTCGCCGCTGGAGCTGATGGCAGCGGCGCACCACCATGTGCCGCCGCGCTCCTACAACTCGCCGCCGCCCATCTCCACCTCGGACCCCAGCGCCAACGAGTGCAAGCTGGTGGAGTACCGCGGCCAGAAGGTCGCCGCCTTCATCATTAGCAATGAGACAATGCTCTGCCTGCCGCAGGCTTTCGAGCTCTTCCTCAAGCATCTGGTGGGCGGCCTGCATACGGTCTACACGAAGCTCAAGCGGCTGGACATAGTGCCGCTGGTTTGCAATGTAGAGCAGGTGCGCATTCTACGTGGCCTGGGCGCCATCCAGCCGGGCGTCAATCGCTGCAAGCTGCTTAGCTGCAAGGACTTTGATGTACTCTACAGGGACTGCACCACTGCCAG ATGCCTATCGATCAAGCCGCCAGAGAG TTCCAGACCGGGTAGACCGCCCAAACGTGGCCCCGTTGGGCTGTCGCTGCCGCCCACGCATCTCTCACAGCATCCGCAGTTGAAGAAGCATCGCCTGGACAATGGTGACTATGCATATGAGAATGGCCATATTAGTG ATATGAATCGATTGGAGAAGTCGCCGCTGTTGGCCAACGGCTACAATCCGCCGCCAATTAACCACATGGCCTTTATGCAAATGAACGCGCATCATCCGGGGGCTGCGGCGCTGATGTCGCCCGGAATGCCGCCGCATGGGCTGCACGCCAGGCCGGAGAGTCAGATGCTGAAGGCCGCAGCGCAGAACGCGGGCATGTCGGCAGCCAATATGGACGCACTGGCTCGGTCGGGGATTTGGGAGAATTGCCGGGCTGCCTACGAGGATATAGTGAAGCACTTGGAGCGCTTGCGGGAGGAGCGCACGGATGAGCGACAGCAGGCGATCTGCGCTGCGGCCAGCGAGCGGGTGGGCAGTCTGGTGGGCGAGCGTGAGGCCAAACCGAGGGATCTGAGCTCGAGCAACT GCTCACCCACGCGACAGAGTCCGGTGCTGAACCTGAGCAAGTCCGGCGGGAACACCGACCATGGCGGCAGTAATTGTGATGCGGGCAGCGAGCGCAGCGATTGCCACTCGACGACCAACTCTCCACGCGGCTCACGCAGCTTGGACGAGCGCAGTCGCAGCGTGGGCGCTGGCGCTATCATCGGCGTGGAAGACGACGAGGAGGAGGAGAACCTGAGCGATGAGAATCAATCTGAAGTCGACGAACGCTGCCTGGCCAAAGACGACGAAG ATTTGAGTGACACGGAGCGTGATAATCTATCAACGGGTTCGGcggccgctgccgccgccgctgctgctgccgccgctcaCTTGCATCAGCAGGCTGCAGTCGTCTCGCATCATCATCAGGCCCAAGCTCATCATCTGGCCGTGGTTCATGGCACCCATGGCACCCATGGCTCACCCACTGCCGAGGTCGCTGCCGCGGCCGCCTTGCAGCATCAGCGTGCGCTCAACTACTCGCAgctggccgctgctgctgctgcggccaaTGGAGCTGCCAGCGCTGTGGTTGGCGCCTCGGTGGTGAACGGTCCGCCGGCCGCTGGCGGAGGCGCCCTCACGCCAAACGaggcgctgctggctgccaatgatgccactgccgctgcagcCCTCGCGGGCGGCTTGGCCCTGGGTCCCCTCGGCATCGACGCGCACGCCGCCGTGCCCGCCAGCTCCACGGAAACGCTCTTGCGGAATATACAGAGTCTCCTTAAGGTGGCCGCCGACAATGCCAGACAACAGGAGCGCCAGATAAGCTACGAGAAAG CCGAACTCAAAATGGATGTGCTACGCGAACGCGAGGTTAAAGATTCGCTGGAGCGGCAACTTGTCGATGAGCGTAAATTGCGTG TTCTCTATCAAAAGCGATTTAGACGGGAGCGGAAGATCCGCATAAGatatcagcagcaactgggAGTTGGCGATAGCAAAGGCAACTCCAGTGCCAATGGCAACAGTGGCGCCAATAGCGACACTGACCAGTGCCCAAATAGCGGAGCGGATGCCAAGGCGAGCAGCATTGGCGGCGACGTGGCGGAGACGCTGAAAG ATAACGATGGCGCCAGTCGAAGCGGCAGCGACAAGTCCGAGAAGTCGGTGAGCGGCTCCCAGAGCGCCAGCGCAAACAATCGCTCCGACTCACCCACGCACTTCAAGCGCGAGCCTCACTCCGATCACGAGGGCTCCATGGAGCGACAATCGCGCGGCAGCGCCGCCCACGACACTGAAGCCCGCTGCTCCAGTCGCGAACACGATCGCGAAGACCGCGACCGTCCACCCAGCGCCGCCAATGTCCCCTTGCCCAATACTCCCGAAGGCagcttggcagctgctgccgcggccgccgctgctgctgctgctgctagcaatGGCAAAGCGCCAGCCCCCTGGAGCTATCCCGGCATCGATTTGATGGCCACTGGAGCCTTCTGGCAAAATTACTCCG GACAGCCATCTGGTGATAACCGGACTATAAAGTTGACAAGTGAGTTTGGAGTCTCCTGTAAGGAGATGTGCGTGGGTTGCGTTTCAGTGTTCAATACGGAGTCGTACGAAGACGGTTAA